Proteins from a genomic interval of Capsicum annuum cultivar UCD-10X-F1 chromosome 4, UCD10Xv1.1, whole genome shotgun sequence:
- the LOC107854319 gene encoding uncharacterized protein DDB_G0286299-like codes for MAPKKNNPTISKKAAKENVSQQLVNEDFDYKDDEPVLRWTRKRTDLKTPPPPKPKKVEDTGDTEVTTSSEQASEEQGSEHTEQDSEGTEQDVETEDSERPTTEETKSKLPSSEQQGDKDSPVQGTLVKSYSAQAGLVPQSEPTTSVPPAATGSVIQPIDIRKMARQANLCEKRFDARAREMAGADLSTLRIVLDKIKYEKKKREKKRKNKIDEPDSEEVRKAKKKAKNKAEKEELKRVRLESLANTKKCEARATGASSSQAPTTAKADATSGEKTVDDAVAGSKTRDPQS; via the exons ATGGCACCCAAGAAGAATAATCCAACCATATCAAAGAAAGCGGCTAAAGAGAATGTATCTCAACAGCTTGTCAACGAGGACTTTGATTATAAGGATGATGAACCCGTGCTCAGATGGACTAGAAAGAGGACTGATCTAAAGACACCACCTCCACCTAAGCCTAAAAAGGTGGAGGATACTGGTGATACTGAGGTAACAACCTCATCTGAGCAAGCATCGGAGGAACAAGGATCAGAACACACTGAACAGGATTCTGAGGGCACTGAACAAGATGTTGAAACTGAAGACTCTGAAAGGCCTACAACTGAAGAAACTAAGTCTAAATTACCATCATCGGAGCAGcaaggtgataaggattctccAGTACAGGGAACTTTGGTGAAAT catATTCAGCTCAGGCAGGCTTAGTGCCTCAAAGTGAGCCGACTACTTCAGTCCCTCCGGCAGCAACAGGTTCAGTAATTCAGCCTATTGATATCAGGAAGATGGCTAGGCAAGCAAATTTGTGTGAG AAAAGATTCGATGCTCGGGCAAGAGAGATGGCAGGTGCTGATCTTTCCACTCTCAGGATTGTGCTGGATAAGATAAAATATGAG aagaaaaaaagggaaaagaaacgCAAAAACAAGATAGATGAGCCAGATAGTGAAGAAGTGAGAAAAGctaaaaagaaagcaaagaatAAAGCAGAGAAGGAAGAGTTGAAAAGGGTAAGATTGGAGTCCCTGGCTAACACAAAAAAATGTGAAGCTAGGGCTACAGGTGCTTCATCGAGCCAGGCTCCAACCACTGCAAAGGCAGATGCTACGAGTGGTGAGAAGACAGTAGATGATGCTGTAGCAGGGTCGAAGACCCGGGATCCACAGTCTTGA